A genomic stretch from Ketobacter sp. MCCC 1A13808 includes:
- the uca gene encoding urea carboxylase: MFNKVLIANRGAIAVRVIRTLKQMGIQAVAVYAEADADSLHVLHADEAYSLGEGAAADTYLNQDKLFSIMQQHQVDAVHPGYGFLSENPAFVERCESSGIAFIGPTPKQMRVFGLKHTARDLAQQSNVPLLPGTELLLSIREAVGAADEIGYPVMLKSTAGGGGIGMQICLDQQQLEQAFDSVKRLSANNFSNDGVFIEKYIERARHIEVQVFGDGKGQAIALGERDCSAQRRHQKVVEETPAPNLSDEVRQTLHDVAVRLTSAVQYRNAGTVEFIYDQSTEQFYFLEVNTRLQVEHGVTEQVYGVDLVQWMVQLAAGKLAALETLTNHIRPQGHSIQARIYAENPHQNFQPSAGLLAVVELPECDGKSLRIDHWLSAGLEVSPFFDPMLAKVIAWAEDREQAIALLNHSLASIDLQGIETNCDYVRTILATRQFRAGEIHTRFLNSLAFQPSTIDVLVPGTMTTLQDYPGRVGYWDVGVPPSGPFDRYSFQLGNQILGNPPQAAGLEITVNGPTLRFNYPTTIVLSGADMEATLDNHPLDMWQPCRIETGQTLKLGKVTDTGARTYLCVAGGLLANPYLGSGATFTLGQFGGFSGRALRTGDVLHLQQAKFDCVPAQVDPELIPVIGHDWELRVIYGPHGAPDFFTAEDIDAFFAATWEVHYNSSRTGVRLIGPKPTWARTSGGEAGMHPSNIHDNAYAIGSVDFTGDMPVILGPDGPSLGGFVCPATVISADLWKLGQLRAGDTLRFVAVTQSTAQQLERAQKNEISSLQAHSPPIRVPTLDPARLNPVHSRLNAEENGVEVVYRPAGDKYLLVEYGPQELDIRLRFHAHALMLWLQEHKQQDSALDAIQELTPGIRSLQIHYDNLQLPLDDLITRLKLAERELQHNDNLEVPSRIVHIPLSWDDQACRLAIEKYMQSVRKDAPWCPSNIEFIRRINGLDSIDQVKQIVFDASYVVMGLGDVYLGAPVATPLDPRHRLVTTKYNPARTWTAENSVGIGGSYMCVYGMEGPGGYQFIGRTLQMWNRYRITNEFTQPWLLRFFDQIRFYEVSAEELVDIRTRFPRGQYPLKIEETTFSLNQYQEFLQLNERDIRQFVDQRNEAFDEELQRWVDSGQIHFEAETGAQNSAADEDVLGVDSIAIESHVAGNIWQWKVKPGQRINRGDVVCILESMKMEIEVIAQEEGVVQTLCREQGQQVNAGQRLLVVSTD, encoded by the coding sequence ATGTTTAATAAAGTTTTGATCGCGAATCGTGGTGCCATTGCCGTCCGGGTTATCCGCACACTCAAGCAGATGGGCATTCAGGCAGTGGCCGTCTACGCGGAAGCCGATGCTGACTCCTTACATGTTCTGCATGCCGATGAAGCGTATAGCCTGGGCGAAGGTGCCGCCGCCGACACTTATCTGAACCAGGATAAGCTGTTCTCTATAATGCAACAACATCAGGTCGACGCGGTCCACCCCGGGTACGGTTTTTTGAGTGAGAATCCGGCTTTTGTTGAACGCTGCGAATCGTCCGGTATTGCCTTTATCGGCCCGACCCCAAAACAGATGCGAGTCTTCGGCCTCAAACACACCGCGCGGGATCTGGCGCAACAGAGTAACGTGCCACTGCTGCCGGGCACGGAGCTGTTGCTTTCAATCCGCGAAGCCGTTGGCGCCGCTGATGAAATCGGTTATCCGGTTATGCTGAAAAGTACCGCCGGTGGTGGTGGTATCGGTATGCAGATCTGCCTGGATCAGCAGCAATTAGAACAGGCCTTCGACAGCGTTAAGCGACTCAGTGCCAACAATTTCAGCAACGACGGCGTGTTCATTGAAAAATACATTGAGCGTGCACGCCATATTGAAGTGCAGGTATTCGGTGACGGAAAGGGCCAGGCCATCGCCTTGGGTGAACGGGATTGCTCGGCTCAACGACGCCACCAGAAAGTGGTTGAGGAAACCCCCGCCCCCAACCTCAGTGATGAGGTAAGACAAACCCTGCACGATGTGGCTGTGCGCTTAACCAGCGCAGTACAGTACCGGAATGCAGGTACGGTTGAGTTTATTTACGATCAAAGCACGGAACAGTTTTATTTTCTGGAAGTTAACACCCGGCTGCAGGTGGAACACGGCGTCACTGAACAGGTGTACGGCGTGGATTTGGTTCAGTGGATGGTGCAATTGGCGGCCGGCAAACTCGCCGCTCTGGAAACACTGACCAACCACATCCGCCCCCAAGGTCATTCCATTCAAGCCCGTATCTATGCGGAAAACCCGCACCAGAATTTTCAACCCAGTGCCGGCTTGCTCGCTGTGGTAGAACTTCCTGAATGCGACGGTAAATCTTTGCGCATAGACCATTGGTTAAGCGCGGGCCTGGAAGTATCGCCCTTCTTTGACCCAATGCTGGCAAAAGTCATTGCCTGGGCGGAAGACCGCGAGCAGGCCATCGCCCTACTCAACCATTCTTTGGCGTCGATCGACCTTCAAGGAATCGAAACCAACTGCGATTACGTGCGCACCATTCTGGCTACCCGGCAATTTCGTGCCGGAGAAATCCACACCCGATTTTTGAATTCGCTTGCGTTTCAGCCTTCAACAATTGATGTGCTGGTGCCTGGTACCATGACCACATTACAGGATTACCCCGGCCGCGTGGGCTATTGGGATGTCGGCGTCCCGCCATCGGGCCCGTTTGATCGTTACTCTTTTCAACTGGGCAATCAGATATTGGGCAATCCACCTCAGGCGGCGGGTTTGGAAATCACCGTCAACGGTCCCACTCTGCGCTTCAATTATCCCACCACCATCGTGTTAAGCGGCGCAGACATGGAGGCCACCCTGGATAACCATCCGCTAGACATGTGGCAACCCTGCCGGATAGAAACAGGTCAAACGTTAAAACTCGGTAAGGTCACCGATACCGGAGCGCGTACCTATCTTTGCGTTGCCGGGGGCTTACTGGCAAATCCCTATCTTGGTTCGGGTGCGACCTTTACCCTGGGTCAATTTGGCGGTTTCAGCGGCCGCGCGTTACGCACCGGTGACGTATTACATCTTCAGCAAGCCAAGTTCGACTGTGTACCCGCTCAAGTGGACCCCGAACTTATTCCGGTAATCGGCCACGATTGGGAACTGCGGGTTATATACGGCCCTCACGGGGCGCCGGATTTTTTCACTGCGGAAGATATAGACGCGTTTTTTGCCGCCACCTGGGAGGTTCATTACAATTCCAGTCGCACCGGTGTGCGCCTGATCGGCCCCAAGCCAACCTGGGCTCGCACTAGTGGCGGCGAAGCCGGCATGCATCCTTCCAATATCCACGATAATGCCTATGCAATCGGAAGTGTGGATTTTACCGGTGATATGCCGGTCATCCTGGGTCCGGATGGCCCCTCCCTTGGTGGATTTGTTTGCCCGGCTACCGTCATTTCTGCCGACCTTTGGAAGCTGGGACAGTTGCGGGCGGGCGACACTCTTCGCTTTGTTGCCGTCACCCAATCCACAGCACAACAGCTAGAACGTGCGCAAAAAAATGAAATTAGCTCCCTGCAGGCACATAGTCCTCCCATTCGAGTTCCAACCTTGGACCCGGCCCGGCTGAATCCGGTCCACTCCCGCCTGAATGCAGAAGAAAATGGAGTGGAAGTGGTGTATCGTCCGGCCGGAGACAAATACCTGCTGGTGGAATACGGACCGCAGGAATTGGATATCCGTCTGCGCTTTCATGCACATGCATTGATGTTGTGGCTGCAGGAACATAAACAACAAGACTCCGCACTGGACGCCATACAGGAACTGACTCCGGGCATACGGTCATTGCAAATCCATTACGATAATTTGCAATTACCCCTAGACGATCTGATTACCCGTTTAAAGCTGGCCGAACGCGAGTTGCAACACAACGACAATCTGGAGGTGCCCTCCCGTATCGTACATATCCCGTTAAGCTGGGACGACCAGGCCTGCCGTCTTGCGATTGAAAAATACATGCAATCGGTGCGCAAAGATGCTCCCTGGTGCCCGAGTAATATTGAATTTATACGACGCATTAACGGCCTCGATTCCATCGATCAAGTTAAGCAAATAGTGTTCGATGCAAGCTATGTAGTCATGGGACTGGGCGATGTGTATTTAGGTGCACCCGTCGCAACCCCTCTTGACCCTCGCCACAGGCTGGTCACAACCAAATACAATCCCGCCCGTACCTGGACTGCGGAAAACTCCGTGGGTATCGGGGGTTCTTATATGTGTGTATACGGAATGGAAGGCCCCGGCGGCTACCAATTCATCGGGCGCACGCTGCAAATGTGGAACCGATACCGGATAACCAACGAGTTTACCCAGCCCTGGTTGCTACGATTTTTCGATCAGATTCGATTTTACGAAGTCAGCGCAGAGGAATTGGTCGATATCCGCACGCGATTTCCCCGTGGGCAGTACCCGTTAAAGATTGAAGAAACCACCTTTAGCCTGAACCAATATCAGGAATTTCTACAACTAAATGAACGTGACATTAGGCAATTTGTTGATCAACGAAATGAGGCCTTCGACGAAGAACTGCAACGCTGGGTAGACAGCGGACAAATTCATTTCGAAGCAGAGACCGGCGCACAAAACAGCGCCGCGGATGAAGATGTACTGGGCGTAGATAGCATCGCGATTGAAAGCCACGTTGCTGGCAATATCTGGCAATGGAAAGTAAAGCCGGGGCAGCGCATAAATAGAGGTGACGTCGTGTGTATCCTGGAATCCATGAAAATGGAAATTGAAGTGATTGCACAGGAAGAAGGCGTAGTCCAAACACTATGCCGGGAGCAAGGCCAACAAGTAAATGCCGGACAACGCCTGTTGGTCGTCAGTACCGACTGA
- a CDS encoding urea amidolyase associated protein UAAP1, which yields MTEILYQYQVPGAAHWSLRVRRGTRLRITDIEGGANVGMLFFNPEDTLEKFNAPDTLKCQHTFKLTRGNCLYSDMGRIFCSIVEDTFGWHDSVCGNANKALVEKKWGRKNYQSAHNNWHQNGNDSFLVELAKYGLGPRDMASNLNLFSKVVVDDAGNLQLDEEACRAGSAITLRFEMDTLVVLHTCPHPLNSAADYPRKPVLCELMTSAPLTDDDYCLNFRPENRRGFENNRLYHILK from the coding sequence ATGACTGAAATCCTATACCAATACCAAGTCCCCGGTGCTGCCCATTGGTCGTTGCGGGTGCGGCGCGGAACCCGTTTGCGCATTACGGATATTGAAGGTGGTGCCAATGTTGGTATGTTATTTTTCAATCCCGAAGACACACTGGAAAAATTCAACGCGCCCGACACTTTAAAATGCCAGCACACATTTAAGCTCACCCGCGGCAATTGTTTGTATTCCGATATGGGACGAATTTTTTGCTCCATCGTGGAAGACACCTTTGGGTGGCACGACAGCGTTTGCGGTAACGCCAACAAAGCCCTGGTTGAAAAAAAGTGGGGCCGCAAAAATTATCAAAGTGCGCACAACAACTGGCATCAAAACGGTAATGACAGCTTTTTGGTTGAATTGGCCAAGTATGGGCTGGGCCCGCGGGATATGGCATCAAACCTGAATTTGTTCAGCAAAGTCGTGGTAGACGACGCCGGTAATCTGCAACTGGATGAAGAGGCTTGCCGGGCAGGATCCGCGATTACCTTACGTTTCGAAATGGACACACTGGTGGTGCTGCACACCTGTCCGCATCCGCTGAACAGCGCTGCCGACTATCCTCGCAAGCCGGTACTCTGCGAATTAATGACATCAGCACCGCTAACAGACGATGACTATTGCCTGAACTTCCGGCCTGAAAACCGGCGTGGTTTCGAAAACAACCGCTTGTATCATATTCTTAAGTAA
- the atzF gene encoding allophanate hydrolase has product MLRLSDIDMSLDGLNRHYSSGDFSPAELIRLLLEENTRLNGDNPAWIRLLSEQEVAPYLAALSNMDPTTTPLYGIPFAIKDNIDLAGVPTTAACTEYRYTPTESAFVVQQLVNAGAIPLGKTNLDQFATGLVGVRSPAPWGPVKNALNNDIISGGSSSGSAVVVAKGLASFSLGTDTAGSGRVPASLNNLVGLKPSKGLLSTRGVVPACRSLDCVSIFAVRCSDANRILDVAAQFDAEDAYARRNVYENGRRYFSAGESAAKLTIGVPGSSQLNFFGNEEAQNLFQSSLEHLRQLGATLVEIDFQPFAQAANLLYEGPWVAERYLAIQEIIENRSQCLLPVIETIISQGKKASALDAFSAQYKLQTYYQQALTELLKVDAIVTPTAGSFYRIEEVQDEPIRLNSNLGYYTNFMNLLDCAAVALPSGFYKNKVGFGVTLFSTAHTDKHLLSIGAALEKITRLPIGATGKPLQSAPILPSKPYRDYINLVVCGAHLEGLPLNWQLQERGAQLVEKTLSSADYKLYALAGGPPFRPAMLRVSKGGAAIEVEVWKVPTQQLGSFVAEIPAPLGIGKIQLTDGRWESGFICDSSGLDGAEEITHLGGWRAYIAR; this is encoded by the coding sequence ATGTTACGTCTTTCCGATATTGACATGAGCCTTGACGGGCTAAACCGGCATTACAGCAGCGGTGACTTCAGCCCCGCCGAGCTGATACGTCTGCTGCTAGAGGAAAACACCCGATTAAACGGCGATAACCCGGCCTGGATACGTCTGTTATCGGAACAGGAAGTGGCGCCCTATCTGGCTGCATTATCCAATATGGACCCTACGACCACCCCGCTCTATGGGATCCCCTTTGCCATCAAAGACAACATAGACTTAGCGGGTGTGCCAACCACCGCGGCCTGTACAGAGTACCGATACACGCCGACTGAGTCTGCTTTTGTGGTGCAACAGCTGGTTAATGCAGGTGCCATCCCCCTAGGAAAAACCAACCTCGATCAATTTGCTACCGGCTTGGTGGGTGTGCGCTCCCCTGCCCCTTGGGGTCCGGTCAAAAACGCCCTGAACAACGACATTATTTCCGGTGGGTCCAGCTCCGGTTCCGCCGTTGTCGTCGCCAAAGGGCTCGCCAGCTTTTCATTAGGCACTGATACGGCCGGTTCCGGTCGTGTGCCCGCTTCACTGAACAATTTGGTCGGCCTTAAGCCCAGCAAAGGTTTACTGAGCACTCGCGGCGTCGTTCCAGCCTGCCGCAGTCTGGACTGTGTCAGCATCTTTGCAGTTCGTTGCTCCGATGCCAACCGCATTCTGGATGTTGCTGCGCAGTTTGATGCTGAAGATGCCTACGCCCGGCGCAATGTATACGAAAACGGCCGCCGCTATTTCAGCGCCGGGGAATCCGCAGCCAAACTGACTATCGGTGTACCCGGGTCCTCACAGCTGAACTTCTTCGGCAACGAAGAAGCACAAAACCTGTTTCAATCGAGCCTGGAACATCTACGCCAACTGGGCGCTACCCTAGTGGAAATAGATTTCCAGCCTTTTGCGCAGGCCGCCAACTTATTGTATGAAGGGCCCTGGGTAGCAGAGCGCTATCTGGCCATCCAGGAAATAATTGAAAATCGCTCTCAATGCCTGCTGCCGGTAATCGAGACTATTATCAGCCAGGGTAAAAAGGCCAGCGCACTGGATGCGTTTTCTGCCCAATACAAATTACAAACCTATTACCAGCAAGCGTTAACGGAACTGCTGAAAGTCGATGCCATTGTCACCCCCACTGCAGGCTCTTTTTATCGCATTGAAGAAGTACAGGACGAGCCGATCCGCCTCAACAGCAATCTGGGCTACTACACCAACTTTATGAACCTTCTGGATTGCGCAGCCGTTGCATTACCTAGCGGCTTCTATAAAAACAAGGTGGGCTTTGGCGTAACCCTGTTCAGCACTGCGCATACTGACAAACACTTGTTATCCATTGGAGCCGCGCTGGAAAAAATCACACGACTGCCCATCGGAGCGACCGGAAAGCCGCTTCAATCAGCCCCGATCCTGCCGAGCAAACCCTATCGTGATTACATTAACCTGGTGGTATGTGGTGCGCACCTGGAAGGCTTGCCTCTGAACTGGCAACTGCAGGAACGCGGGGCGCAGCTTGTGGAAAAAACCCTGTCCTCTGCAGATTATAAATTATATGCGTTAGCGGGGGGGCCACCGTTTCGGCCCGCGATGTTGCGGGTATCGAAAGGCGGAGCCGCTATCGAGGTTGAGGTCTGGAAAGTGCCGACACAACAACTCGGATCCTTTGTTGCTGAAATCCCGGCTCCGCTTGGCATCGGTAAAATACAATTAACCGATGGCCGTTGGGAATCCGGTTTTATTTGTGACAGCAGCGGGTTGGACGGGGCAGAAGAGATTACACATCTGGGCGGGTGGCGAGCTTATATTGCGCGCTGA
- a CDS encoding urea amidolyase associated protein UAAP2, which produces MMITESNLQAESAIARDVVPAGDYYLKTVKAGQTFRILDLEGNQAADTLFYNANDIAERYSAMDTIREQGNVYLTAGTQLISNFGHTMLTIVADTCGRHDTLGGACASESNTVRYDLEKRCMHACRDSWMLAIAENETLGLNKRDITHNINFFMNVPVTAEGGLTFEDGISAAGKYVELLAAMDVIVLISNCPQLNNPCNGYNPTPVEVLVWDA; this is translated from the coding sequence ATCATGATTACCGAAAGCAACCTGCAGGCTGAATCGGCTATAGCGCGGGATGTGGTGCCTGCCGGGGATTATTATTTGAAAACGGTTAAAGCCGGTCAGACATTCCGTATTCTGGATCTGGAGGGCAACCAGGCGGCCGACACGCTGTTTTATAACGCCAATGACATCGCCGAACGCTACAGCGCGATGGATACCATTCGTGAGCAGGGCAATGTGTATCTCACCGCCGGCACCCAACTGATCTCCAATTTCGGCCATACCATGCTGACCATCGTCGCCGACACTTGCGGCCGTCACGACACGCTGGGAGGGGCCTGCGCCAGCGAAAGCAATACCGTTCGCTATGATCTGGAAAAACGTTGCATGCACGCCTGCCGTGACAGCTGGATGCTGGCCATTGCCGAAAACGAAACCCTCGGCCTCAACAAACGGGACATTACTCATAACATTAATTTCTTTATGAATGTGCCGGTCACAGCCGAAGGGGGATTAACTTTCGAAGACGGTATTTCAGCTGCCGGAAAATACGTTGAGCTGCTAGCGGCCATGGATGTGATTGTATTGATCTCCAATTGTCCACAACTGAACAACCCTTGTAATGGATACAATCCAACGCCGGTGGAAGTGCTGGTATGGGACGCTTAA
- a CDS encoding ABC transporter ATP-binding protein yields MSYIQINNVWKEYGDQVVLERINNQVELGEFVTIVGASGCGKTTFLNMLLGTESPTRGVISIEGEPLAAEPNETRGIVFQRYSVFPHLTVLQNVMLSREFEQSKLLSRLYGKKRKQAKSDAMEMIDAVGLSHAISKYPHELSGGMQQRLAIAQALIKRPRILLLDEPFGALDPGIRADMHQLVLSLWRRYKLTIFMITHDLKEGFYLGTRLWVFDKDRYDAQAPGAYGARITYDFPVGKVDDESCREIDESLQRASRAAEKQEMAEDIP; encoded by the coding sequence ATGAGTTATATTCAAATTAATAACGTATGGAAGGAATACGGCGATCAAGTGGTTCTGGAACGTATCAATAACCAGGTAGAGTTGGGCGAGTTCGTCACCATCGTCGGCGCATCCGGTTGCGGCAAAACCACCTTTTTAAATATGCTGCTGGGCACAGAAAGCCCCACGCGCGGCGTCATCAGCATCGAAGGCGAACCGCTGGCAGCGGAGCCCAACGAAACACGCGGCATTGTTTTCCAACGTTATTCCGTATTTCCCCATCTCACCGTGCTACAGAATGTCATGCTGTCGCGGGAATTCGAACAAAGTAAGTTGCTGTCGCGGCTGTACGGTAAAAAACGCAAGCAAGCAAAATCCGATGCTATGGAAATGATTGACGCAGTGGGCTTGAGCCATGCAATCAGTAAATACCCTCACGAGCTTTCGGGCGGGATGCAGCAACGACTGGCCATTGCACAGGCCCTCATAAAGCGCCCCCGGATACTATTGCTGGACGAACCCTTCGGTGCACTCGACCCCGGCATACGTGCCGACATGCATCAGTTGGTTCTAAGCCTCTGGCGTCGTTACAAGCTGACTATTTTTATGATTACACACGATCTGAAAGAGGGTTTTTATCTGGGCACCCGCCTGTGGGTATTTGATAAAGATCGCTATGATGCGCAAGCGCCCGGTGCTTATGGTGCCCGCATAACCTACGACTTCCCGGTAGGCAAAGTGGATGATGAATCGTGCCGGGAAATAGATGAATCCCTGCAGCGTGCCAGTCGCGCCGCAGAAAAACAGGAGATGGCGGAGGACATACCATGA
- a CDS encoding ABC transporter permease, whose protein sequence is MTKLVNLQPSKPWRWALGIIPFVILVFLYMGASNARLAENPNDKLLPAFTSFTAAIDRLAFTPSKRTGEYVFWQDTLSSLQRIIIGVSVSALLALVVGVLNGSIPYVRANLSPLVTAISLIPPMAILPILFIVFGLGELSKVMLIAIGITPFLMRDMQQRVLEIPREQLIKAQTLGANSWQIIVRVVLPQVMPRLIASVRLSLGSAWLFLIAAEAIVAEDGLGYRIFLVRRYLSMDVILPYVFWIAVLAFALDFLLRNLSHWLYPWFHAQTPEGA, encoded by the coding sequence ATGACTAAGCTTGTCAACTTACAGCCATCAAAACCCTGGCGCTGGGCACTGGGAATCATCCCGTTTGTCATACTGGTTTTTTTGTACATGGGTGCCTCCAATGCCCGTCTTGCGGAAAACCCCAACGATAAATTATTGCCCGCCTTCACCAGTTTTACTGCCGCCATTGACCGCCTCGCGTTCACACCAAGTAAACGCACCGGCGAGTATGTATTCTGGCAAGACACCCTAAGCAGCCTGCAAAGAATTATAATCGGTGTCAGCGTTAGTGCATTGCTCGCATTAGTCGTGGGTGTACTGAACGGCTCTATCCCTTATGTGCGCGCAAATCTTTCGCCACTCGTCACCGCTATTTCGCTGATCCCCCCGATGGCAATATTACCGATTCTTTTTATTGTATTCGGGCTCGGTGAACTGTCCAAAGTGATGCTGATCGCCATCGGCATAACGCCTTTTTTAATGCGGGATATGCAACAGCGGGTGCTTGAGATTCCCCGGGAACAGTTAATCAAAGCACAAACCCTGGGTGCCAATAGCTGGCAGATCATCGTGCGGGTTGTACTACCGCAAGTGATGCCGAGGCTCATTGCCAGCGTCCGCTTATCACTGGGATCTGCCTGGCTTTTCTTGATCGCGGCAGAGGCAATCGTAGCCGAAGATGGCTTGGGTTACCGCATTTTTCTAGTGCGGCGCTACCTATCCATGGACGTGATTCTTCCGTATGTTTTCTGGATCGCGGTTCTGGCGTTCGCGCTCGACTTTCTGCTGAGAAATCTTTCCCATTGGCTGTATCCCTGGTTCCACGCACAAACACCTGAGGGAGCCTGA
- a CDS encoding DNA-3-methyladenine glycosylase family protein, which translates to MNKRIIKKAMAELAKADPDVGKGVGLVGIPEPRVRPAGFSTLFHTILSQQISTSASAAILGRVMLLMPELTPERVLQTDVEQLRTAGMSYRKIEYAKGLALAITDGSLDVDRLAELDDHEAIQQIVQLKGFGRWSAEIYLMFSLGRRDIFPADDLALQVALMKLKSLPQRPTPKQTRVLTEIWSPWRSVGAIFLWHYYRGAPN; encoded by the coding sequence TTGAATAAACGCATAATCAAAAAAGCCATGGCTGAGTTGGCAAAGGCCGACCCGGATGTAGGGAAAGGCGTCGGGTTGGTTGGTATACCTGAGCCCCGTGTTCGGCCTGCGGGGTTTTCTACTTTGTTCCACACAATCTTGTCGCAACAGATTTCCACCAGTGCCAGTGCCGCTATTCTTGGTCGGGTGATGTTGTTGATGCCGGAACTTACCCCAGAGCGTGTGCTGCAAACCGACGTGGAGCAACTGAGAACGGCCGGTATGTCGTATCGCAAGATCGAATATGCAAAAGGTTTGGCTCTGGCTATTACCGACGGTAGCCTGGACGTCGACAGGCTGGCAGAGCTTGATGATCACGAAGCCATTCAACAGATTGTGCAGTTAAAAGGCTTCGGCCGCTGGAGTGCTGAAATTTATCTGATGTTTTCTCTAGGGCGTCGGGATATTTTTCCCGCGGATGATCTGGCTTTGCAGGTGGCGTTGATGAAGCTTAAGTCCCTGCCACAACGACCCACCCCTAAGCAGACAAGAGTGCTCACGGAAATCTGGTCGCCCTGGCGTAGCGTGGGTGCTATTTTTCTATGGCATTATTATCGCGGTGCGCCGAATTGA